Proteins from a single region of Sediminitomix flava:
- a CDS encoding ATP-dependent Clp protease ATP-binding subunit, with protein MEAKFSNRVKEVISLSREEALRLGHDYIGTEHLLLGMLREGEGIAVALLKKLGVDLSQLRDAVEQATKGTASHNVKNLANIPLTRQSEKTLKITYLEAKIFKASLIGTEHLLLSILRDDDNLATQILHKFDVTYDVIKELLEYRQDGPVSASDTDDDDDMRSGRGYSGGSGSSSSSRESSKGSEKSKTPVLDNFGRDLTRMAEDGKLDPIVGRENEIERVAQILSRRKKNNPILIGEPGVGKTAIAEGLALRIIQKKVSRVLFGKRVVTLDLASLVAGTKYRGQFEERMKAVMNELEKAPEVILFIDEIHTIVGAGGASGSLDASNMFKPALARGDIQCIGATTLDEYRQYIEKDGALARRFQMVMVDATTPDETMEILDNIKSKYEDHHRVSYSQEALEACVKLSDRYISDRFLPDKAIDVLDEAGARVHINNIHVPDDIVKLEEQIEDIKVQKNKVVKSQKYEEAAKLRDTEKKLIEQLDTAKVRWEKETNEQVYPVDEANVAEVIAMMTGIPVNRVAQNEGQKLLNMGETLNGSVIGQDEAIKKLTKAIQRTRVGLKDPKKPIGSFVFLGPTGVGKTELAKVLANYLFDKEDSLVRIDMSEYMEKFSVSRLVGAPPGYVGYEEGGQLTEKIRRKPYSVVLLDEIEKAHPDVFNLLLQVLDDGILTDGLGRRVDFRNTIIIMTSNIGVRDLKEFGTGIGFSTQAKKDQDGSHMKSTIQGALKKAFSPEFLNRLDDVIVFNSLEREHIHKIIDISLGKLFQRVQTLGYTIQLTTEAKDFLAEKGYDPQYGARPLNRAIQKYLEDPIAEELLKGEIVEGDIILADYKGEGEEITVSIQKATAEKEAE; from the coding sequence ATGGAAGCTAAATTTTCAAATAGGGTTAAGGAAGTCATCTCTTTGAGCCGTGAAGAGGCACTCAGACTTGGACATGACTATATCGGTACCGAACACCTTTTGCTAGGCATGCTTAGAGAAGGTGAAGGTATTGCGGTTGCGTTATTGAAAAAGTTAGGGGTAGATCTTTCACAGTTAAGGGATGCTGTTGAGCAAGCTACGAAAGGAACAGCAAGCCACAACGTAAAAAACCTTGCCAATATACCTTTAACCAGACAATCCGAAAAAACTCTTAAAATTACCTATTTAGAAGCCAAGATATTCAAAGCAAGTTTAATAGGAACAGAACACTTACTCCTTTCTATTCTTCGTGATGATGACAACTTAGCTACACAAATACTTCACAAATTTGATGTAACCTATGATGTAATCAAAGAGCTACTTGAATACAGACAAGACGGACCAGTCTCAGCATCTGATACAGATGATGATGACGATATGAGAAGTGGAAGAGGCTACTCTGGTGGTAGTGGTTCTTCATCTTCAAGTCGAGAGTCTTCAAAAGGTAGTGAAAAGTCAAAAACACCTGTATTGGACAACTTCGGTCGTGATCTTACTCGCATGGCAGAAGATGGTAAACTGGATCCAATTGTAGGTCGTGAAAACGAAATTGAGCGTGTTGCTCAAATTCTTAGCCGTAGAAAGAAAAATAATCCTATTCTTATAGGTGAACCTGGAGTAGGTAAGACCGCAATTGCTGAAGGTCTTGCTCTTAGAATTATCCAAAAAAAGGTTTCAAGAGTCTTATTCGGTAAAAGAGTTGTTACTCTAGATCTAGCTTCATTAGTTGCTGGAACAAAATATAGAGGACAGTTTGAAGAAAGAATGAAAGCTGTAATGAATGAGCTTGAAAAAGCTCCAGAAGTTATCTTATTTATTGACGAGATTCATACGATCGTTGGTGCAGGAGGAGCTTCAGGTTCATTAGATGCTTCAAATATGTTCAAACCAGCCCTTGCAAGGGGTGATATACAATGTATTGGTGCAACTACTCTAGATGAGTATAGACAATATATTGAGAAAGATGGTGCCTTAGCTCGTCGTTTCCAAATGGTAATGGTAGATGCTACCACTCCAGATGAAACAATGGAGATATTGGATAACATCAAAAGCAAATATGAAGATCACCATAGAGTGAGTTACTCACAAGAAGCATTAGAAGCTTGTGTGAAACTTTCTGATCGATATATTTCTGACCGATTCCTTCCAGACAAGGCTATTGATGTTCTTGATGAGGCAGGAGCTCGTGTTCATATCAACAATATTCATGTACCAGATGACATCGTGAAGCTTGAAGAGCAAATCGAGGATATCAAAGTACAGAAAAATAAAGTTGTTAAGAGTCAGAAATACGAAGAAGCTGCTAAGCTAAGAGATACAGAGAAAAAGCTGATTGAACAGTTAGATACGGCTAAAGTTCGTTGGGAAAAAGAAACGAATGAGCAAGTATATCCTGTAGATGAAGCAAACGTAGCTGAAGTAATTGCGATGATGACAGGTATTCCTGTAAATCGTGTAGCCCAAAATGAAGGACAAAAACTTCTAAATATGGGTGAAACTTTGAATGGAAGTGTTATCGGTCAAGACGAAGCGATTAAAAAGCTTACAAAAGCAATTCAAAGAACTCGTGTAGGTTTGAAAGATCCGAAGAAGCCAATTGGTTCGTTCGTATTCTTAGGTCCTACTGGAGTTGGTAAAACAGAATTAGCGAAAGTACTTGCTAATTATCTATTCGACAAAGAAGATTCTTTGGTTCGTATTGATATGAGTGAGTATATGGAGAAGTTCTCTGTATCGAGACTTGTAGGAGCGCCTCCGGGCTATGTTGGATATGAAGAGGGTGGTCAGCTAACTGAGAAAATCCGTAGAAAACCTTATAGTGTAGTTCTATTGGATGAAATCGAGAAAGCTCACCCAGATGTTTTCAACTTATTGCTACAGGTTCTAGATGATGGTATCTTAACCGATGGTTTGGGTAGAAGAGTTGATTTCAGAAATACAATCATCATTATGACTTCAAATATTGGAGTTCGTGATCTTAAAGAATTTGGTACTGGTATTGGTTTCAGTACTCAAGCCAAAAAAGATCAGGATGGAAGTCACATGAAGTCAACAATTCAAGGTGCGTTGAAAAAAGCATTCTCGCCGGAATTCTTGAACCGTTTGGATGATGTGATTGTGTTTAATTCACTTGAGCGTGAGCACATCCATAAGATCATCGATATCTCATTGGGCAAACTATTCCAAAGAGTACAAACATTAGGGTATACAATCCAATTAACTACTGAAGCAAAAGACTTCTTAGCAGAAAAAGGATATGATCCTCAGTATGGTGCTCGTCCATTGAATAGAGCTATCCAAAAATACTTAGAAGACCCTATAGCAGAAGAACTGTTGAAGGGTGAAATAGTGGAAGGAGATATCATTTTAGCTGATTATAAAGGCGAAGGAGAAGAAATTACAGTTTCTATCCAAAAAGCAACAGCTGAAAAAGAAGCAGAATAA
- a CDS encoding WbqC family protein has product MKEAIIDLHYFPNIEYFSILSKLDVVYLEAKENFQKQTYRNRCYILTANKVERLSVPLLGANKGLPIQEMKIDARESWQKQHWRAIQSAYGRSAYFEYYADMIKEVLLGKEYTHLFELNYEILTFCLKILGVKCQIRLTEDFTPPQECDILDLRSAIHPKKEFGIINVQPYQQVFGEGFAPNLSILDLLFNEGPNASYILRMQESKFLS; this is encoded by the coding sequence ATGAAAGAAGCGATCATTGATTTGCACTATTTTCCTAACATCGAATATTTTTCGATACTTTCTAAGCTTGATGTAGTATATCTGGAGGCAAAAGAAAATTTTCAGAAACAGACTTACAGAAACCGTTGTTATATATTGACAGCGAATAAAGTGGAGCGTTTGTCTGTTCCTTTATTGGGTGCCAATAAAGGATTGCCAATTCAGGAGATGAAAATAGATGCGAGAGAATCTTGGCAAAAACAACATTGGCGTGCCATACAATCCGCTTACGGGAGATCAGCTTATTTTGAATACTACGCTGATATGATCAAGGAGGTTTTGTTGGGGAAAGAATACACACACCTATTCGAACTCAATTACGAAATACTGACATTCTGTCTTAAAATACTGGGAGTCAAGTGCCAAATCAGGTTAACTGAAGACTTTACTCCTCCTCAAGAGTGTGACATTTTGGACCTCAGATCAGCGATACACCCCAAAAAAGAGTTTGGTATCATTAATGTACAGCCATACCAACAAGTATTTGGGGAAGGTTTTGCCCCGAACCTAAGTATTTTGGATCTTCTATTCAATGAAGGGCCAAATGCTTCTTACATTTTGAGAATGCAGGAAAGTAAGTTTCTGTCTTAA
- the trmB gene encoding tRNA (guanosine(46)-N7)-methyltransferase TrmB — translation MARQKQKKFAVTQQRDYIVEPGKEIYESIRGQWREKIFKNDNPIVLELACGRGEYSTGLGEVYPDKNFIGIDIKGDRLWYGSNVVEEKGLKNVAFLRCFILDLEKFFADGEVDEIWIVHPDPRPRKGDAKKRLTHPRFLNNYRKILKDNGLVRFKTDNQGLFEYTLEVLEEEKIPTEVQTFNLYEEPELMKEHHGIKTRYERKFTAEGHNIHYCRFRLHKKDITDKYPVHNPLLSNIASN, via the coding sequence ATGGCAAGACAAAAACAGAAGAAATTCGCTGTAACGCAACAAAGAGACTACATTGTAGAGCCTGGAAAAGAGATTTATGAGTCAATTAGAGGGCAGTGGAGAGAAAAGATTTTTAAGAACGACAATCCAATAGTTTTAGAGTTGGCTTGTGGTCGTGGAGAGTATTCTACTGGACTTGGAGAAGTTTACCCAGACAAAAACTTTATCGGAATAGATATTAAAGGCGACCGTTTGTGGTACGGAAGTAATGTTGTGGAAGAGAAAGGACTTAAGAATGTAGCTTTCTTACGTTGCTTTATTCTTGATCTTGAGAAATTCTTCGCTGACGGAGAAGTAGATGAAATTTGGATTGTTCATCCAGACCCTCGTCCACGTAAAGGAGATGCTAAAAAACGTTTGACGCATCCACGCTTCTTGAACAACTACCGTAAAATCTTAAAAGATAATGGTCTTGTTCGTTTCAAGACAGATAACCAAGGTTTGTTCGAATACACACTTGAAGTTTTGGAGGAAGAAAAAATTCCGACAGAAGTTCAAACTTTTAACTTATACGAAGAGCCTGAGTTAATGAAGGAGCACCACGGAATCAAAACTCGTTACGAACGAAAGTTTACAGCCGAAGGACATAATATTCATTACTGCCGATTTAGATTACATAAAAAAGATATTACAGATAAATACCCTGTACATAATCCTTTGTTATCTAACATTGCATCTAACTAA
- a CDS encoding ParA family protein, which translates to MSAKVISFATQKGGVGKSTLLMLIAAAVHNRTDLKVLVIDCDPQKSVKDIYSHENHQGSYDVISFNWRQPKPEINFDKTLVLAEQKYDIIFLDIPGRIDGKEIYYSILVSDVVIVPIVASALDIKATLNFLQTLPKIRQIKERQGYSLDVFGVVNKKDQTIEHIRLKELAGIGGLEFFYSPISNLVRYKRGISTVNDITDPTVRDDEFNRFFDEFMTKCIL; encoded by the coding sequence ATGAGTGCTAAGGTCATATCATTTGCCACCCAAAAGGGCGGAGTGGGGAAAAGTACGCTGCTCATGCTGATTGCAGCGGCAGTGCACAATCGAACAGATTTGAAGGTATTGGTAATCGATTGTGACCCTCAAAAATCCGTTAAAGATATTTATTCGCATGAGAATCATCAGGGTTCTTATGATGTCATCAGTTTCAATTGGCGTCAACCCAAACCAGAAATCAACTTTGATAAAACTTTGGTTTTGGCTGAACAGAAATATGACATCATATTCTTGGATATTCCTGGTCGAATAGACGGAAAAGAAATTTATTATAGTATTCTGGTTTCTGACGTGGTCATTGTACCAATTGTAGCGAGTGCTTTAGATATCAAAGCAACGCTCAACTTCTTGCAGACCTTACCTAAAATACGACAGATTAAGGAAAGACAAGGTTACAGTCTTGATGTCTTTGGGGTTGTGAACAAGAAGGATCAGACAATCGAACATATCCGACTAAAAGAGCTCGCTGGTATTGGCGGTTTAGAATTTTTTTACTCTCCTATCTCAAACTTGGTAAGGTACAAAAGAGGAATTTCTACCGTAAACGACATTACAGACCCTACAGTGAGAGACGATGAATTCAACAGATTTTTTGATGAATTCATGACTAAATGTATCCTATAA